ACTTCGATTTCGATCGGCGTCGGCTCGGTCGCCATGCAGCAAAACTCGACGGCGCTGGGCAACCTGTCGAGTGCGACGGGCCTTTCCGCCACCGCGTTGGGACCGGGCGCACACGCGACCGGTAACGCTTCGACTGCTGTCGGCATCAACGCGCAGGCGACCGGCGTCAACAGCGCGTCGCTCGGCGTGCAGGCGATCGGCTCGGGCGACTATTCGGTTGCCATCGGCAACCTGTCGAGTGCGACCCAAAGCGGCTCGGTGGCGATGGGTAGCGGCGCGGCCGCGACCGGCGTGTCGGCCATCGGGCTCGGCAACAATGCGCTGGCCTCCGGCCAGTATGCGGCGGCGCTCGGTCTCGGGGCGAGCGCGGTCGGGGTCCAGAGTGTCGCGCTCGGTTATGCATCGCATGCCACCGATACGGGCACGATCGCGATCGGCAATCAGTCGACGAGTTCGGGCGCGGCCGGGGTGGCCGTGGGCAGCGGTGCGCTGGTGACCGGCAATTCCGGCGTCGCGATGGGCGTCAACAGCGGCGCGAAGGGCGCGACGTCGATTGCGATCGGCTGGGGTGGCACGGCCGGCGTGCCGGGATCGGGCACGCAGTCGCTCGGCATCAGCTCGATCGCGCTGGGCTCGAGCACGACGGCCGGCGCCAATCAGGCGGTGGCGGTCGGCCTGAGCGCCAATGCGTCGGGCGTCAGTTCGGTCGCGATGGGCGTGCAGTCGACCGCGACGCAGCAGTTCGCTGTCGCGCTCGGCAATCTCGCGCTCGCGAGCGGCATATCGGCGACCGCGTTGGGGCCTGGGGCGACGGCATCGGCCGTGAATGCGACGTCAATCGGCATCAACAGCGTCGCGGCGGCGGGTTCCACCGTCGCCATCGGCGACACCAATTCGGTCGCTGCCGCGGCGGGCGCGGGTTCGATCGCGGGCGGCAACAACTCGAAGGTGCTGAGCGGTACCGGCGCCGTCGCGCTCGGTGAGGGCCAGACGGTCAGCGGCAACGGCGCGGTGGCCATCGGCGACCCGAGCACCGCGATCGGCACCGGCGCGGTCACGGCCGGTTCGAACAACACGGCGAACGGCGACGGCGCGGTGGCGATCGGCAATTCGAACAACGCGCAGGGCACCGGTTCTCTTGCGTTCGGCAATACGTCGACGGCGGCAGCGGCGGGCGCGGTGGCGTTCGGCGCGTCGGCCGTGGCGAACAACGCAAACGATGTCGCGCTCGGCTCCGGTTCGGTGACGGCCGCGCCGAATCCCACCGCGACCGGGACCATCGGCGGCGTCACGTACAGCTTCAACGGCGTCAATCCGACCAGCGTCGTCAGCGTCGGCGCAGTGGGCAGCGAGCGCCAGATCACCAACGTCGCGGCGGGGCGGATCAGTTCGTCGAGCACGGATGCGATCAACGGTTCGCAGCTCGATGCGACGAACCAGGCGGTCAATTCGTTGTCGACGTCGACGTTGACGAGCATCACCTCGTTGTCGACCGGGGTTTCGTCGTTGTCGACGGGCCTGAGTTCAACCAACAGCGCGGTGACTTCGTTGTCGACGTCGACGTCGACCGGCATCAGTTCGCTGTCGACGGGCCTGAGTTCAACCAACAGCTCGGTGACTTCGCTGTCGACTTCGACATCGACCGGTCTGTCGTCGGCCAATAGCGCGATCACTTCGCTATCCACATCGACTTCGACGGGGTTGTCGTCGGCTAACAGCGCGATCACTTCACTGTCCACGTCGACCTCGACCGGCATCAACTCGCTGTCGACGGGCCTGAGCTCGACCAACAGTTCGGTGACCTCGTTGTCGACCTCGACGTCGACCGGTCTGTCGTCGGCCAACAGCTCAATCACGTCGCTGTCCACGTCGACCTCGACCGGCATCAGCTCTCTGTCGACGGGCCTGAGTTCGACCAACAGTTCGGTGACCTCGTTGTCGACCTCGACGTCGACCGGCCTGTCGTCGGCCAACAGCTCGATCACGTCGCTGTCCACGTCGACGTCGACCGGCATCAGCTCGCTGTCCACCGGCCTGAGCTCGACCAACAGCTCGGTGACCTCGTTGTCGACCTCGACGTCGACCAGTCTGTCGTCGGCCAACAGCTCAATCACGTCGCTGTCCACGTCGACTTCGACGGGCATCTACTCGCTGTCGACGGGTCTGAGCTCGACCAACAGTTCGGTGACCTCGCTGTCGACGTCGACGTCGACCGGTCTGTCGTCGGCCAACAGCTCAATCACGTCGCTGTCCACGTCTACGTCGACCGGCATCAGTTCGTTGTCGACGGGCCTGAGCTCGACAAACAGTTCGGTGACCTCGTTGTCGACGTCGACGTCGACCGGTCTGTCGTCGGCCAACAGCTCGATCACGTCGCTGTCCACGTCGACGTCAACCGGCATCAGCTCGTTGTCCACCGGCCTGAGCTCGACCAACAGCTCGGTGACGTCCCTGTCGACGTCCACGTCGACCGGCATCAGCTCGCTGTCGACGGGCCTGAGTTCGACCAACAGTTCGGTAACCTCGCTGTCGACCTCGACGTCGACCGGCCTGTCGTCGGCCAACAGCTCGATCACGTCACTGTCCACGTCGACGTCAACCGGCATCAGCTCGCTGTCCACCGGCCTGAGCTCGACCAACAGCTCGGTGACGTCCCTGTCGACGTCGACGTCAACCGGCATCAGCTCGCTGTCGACCGGCCTGAGCTCGACCAACAGCACGATCACGTCGCTGTCGACGTCGACGTCGACCGTCGTCGGCTCGTTGTCGACCGGCCTGAGCTCGACGAACAGCAACCTGACATCGCTGTCGACCGCCACGTCGACCGGGATCAGTTCGTTGTCGACCGGCCTGAGCTCGATCGCGAACAACAACACGAATCTCGGCAACAGTACGGCGGGCGCGATCGGCGGCGGCGCGACCTACAACCCGACGACCGGGGTGATCTCGGCACCGTCCTACGTGACCTACAACAAAGACGGTTCGACGACGATCAACAACAACGTCGGCTCGGCGATCGACAACATCAACGCGAACGGCATCAAGTATTTCCACGCGAACTCGACCGCGCCGGACAGCCAGGCGCTCGGCGTCGACAGTGTCGCGATCGGCCCGAACGCGATCGGGAAGGTGGACGGCAGCATCGCGCTCGGCGCCGGTTCGGTGGCCGACCGTGCGACGGTGCCGGCCTCCGGCATCATCCGCAACGGCAGCGCGTCGATTCCGTTCAACACGGCCGACCAGACCTTGCTGGGTGCGGTATCGGTCGGCGATGCGGCCAGCAAGACGTATCGCCAGATCACCAACGTCGCGGACGGCACCGGCCAGCAGGATGCCGTGACCGTGCGGCAGTTGGCCGGCGCGATGCAGTCGTTCGCGGTCACGAGCCAGAAGTATTTCCACGCGAACTCGACCGCGGTGGATTCGCTCGCGGTCGGTGCGGATTCGGTCGCGGTCGGCCCGACGACGGTTGTCAACGGGGATAACGGCGTGGGCATCGGCAACGGTGCGATCGTCGACGCCACCGCGCCGGGCGGCGTGGCGATCGGTCAGGCCGCAAGTTCCGCACAGGCCGACGCGATCGCGCTCGGCAGCGGCGCGACGGCGACCGGTGCGCAGTCCGTCGCGCAGGGTGCCAATGCGGTCGCGGCCAGCGTGGGCAGCGTCGCGCTCGGATCGGGCGCGCGCAGCAACGCGACCGACGCGCTCGCGCTCGGCGCCGGTGCGTCGGCGACGCTGGCGAACAGCGTCGCGCTCGGCGCGGGTTCGCTGACCACGGTCGGCGCGCTGACGAACTACATCGCGTACGGCCTGAGCAGCCCGCAGTCGTCGTCCGG
The DNA window shown above is from Burkholderia pyrrocinia and carries:
- a CDS encoding YadA-like family protein; the protein is MNKSFKSIWNEALGAWVAASELDRARGKRVASSSSAPELAANGCAATRAGMLSPPSPRRLAVLMASVYLGLFHPAAHAQYAQDGGSATGGITSISIGVGSVAMQQNSTALGNLSSATGLSATALGPGAHATGNASTAVGINAQATGVNSASLGVQAIGSGDYSVAIGNLSSATQSGSVAMGSGAAATGVSAIGLGNNALASGQYAAALGLGASAVGVQSVALGYASHATDTGTIAIGNQSTSSGAAGVAVGSGALVTGNSGVAMGVNSGAKGATSIAIGWGGTAGVPGSGTQSLGISSIALGSSTTAGANQAVAVGLSANASGVSSVAMGVQSTATQQFAVALGNLALASGISATALGPGATASAVNATSIGINSVAAAGSTVAIGDTNSVAAAAGAGSIAGGNNSKVLSGTGAVALGEGQTVSGNGAVAIGDPSTAIGTGAVTAGSNNTANGDGAVAIGNSNNAQGTGSLAFGNTSTAAAAGAVAFGASAVANNANDVALGSGSVTAAPNPTATGTIGGVTYSFNGVNPTSVVSVGAVGSERQITNVAAGRISSSSTDAINGSQLDATNQAVNSLSTSTLTSITSLSTGVSSLSTGLSSTNSAVTSLSTSTSTGISSLSTGLSSTNSSVTSLSTSTSTGLSSANSAITSLSTSTSTGLSSANSAITSLSTSTSTGINSLSTGLSSTNSSVTSLSTSTSTGLSSANSSITSLSTSTSTGISSLSTGLSSTNSSVTSLSTSTSTGLSSANSSITSLSTSTSTGISSLSTGLSSTNSSVTSLSTSTSTSLSSANSSITSLSTSTSTGIYSLSTGLSSTNSSVTSLSTSTSTGLSSANSSITSLSTSTSTGISSLSTGLSSTNSSVTSLSTSTSTGLSSANSSITSLSTSTSTGISSLSTGLSSTNSSVTSLSTSTSTGISSLSTGLSSTNSSVTSLSTSTSTGLSSANSSITSLSTSTSTGISSLSTGLSSTNSSVTSLSTSTSTGISSLSTGLSSTNSTITSLSTSTSTVVGSLSTGLSSTNSNLTSLSTATSTGISSLSTGLSSIANNNTNLGNSTAGAIGGGATYNPTTGVISAPSYVTYNKDGSTTINNNVGSAIDNINANGIKYFHANSTAPDSQALGVDSVAIGPNAIGKVDGSIALGAGSVADRATVPASGIIRNGSASIPFNTADQTLLGAVSVGDAASKTYRQITNVADGTGQQDAVTVRQLAGAMQSFAVTSQKYFHANSTAVDSLAVGADSVAVGPTTVVNGDNGVGIGNGAIVDATAPGGVAIGQAASSAQADAIALGSGATATGAQSVAQGANAVAASVGSVALGSGARSNATDALALGAGASATLANSVALGAGSLTTVGALTNYIAYGLSSPQSSSGEVNVGNRQITGLAAGKSGTDAVNVSQLDSVANQLTTLITQRTSNLGGSYTTNPAGTNVTPGSTGANSSAGGSGAVASGSNSTAVGNASLASGNGSTAIGVGSTASGSNSTAIGTGSNDGGRSNVVAVGSADSARQVVNVAAGTQGNDAVNVNQLNAVSNQFTQSLNTVNNQLTQMQQQIQQTDSMAREGIAATAAMASIPHMDRDSNFAMGVGTATFQGQKAMAVGMQARITENLKATVNGGFAGSQRVVGAGMLYQWK